A genomic window from Verrucomicrobiia bacterium includes:
- a CDS encoding dTDP-4-dehydrorhamnose 3,5-epimerase family protein — MLTNLQEFPEIPGLFRGEIIGNRVGGFDPRGTFYDAFIQSEFREIAGKELLTQQMNFVINNLGAIRGFHAENWDKLVCAANGRMQVAYVDCRDHEHFGNVVTFSVDVPSVIFVPAGVANSYLALTDQLVYIYQATSEWNADAPYPLFNLYDPELQVPWDTTYPHILSDKDKTHPPLRGAFPEAWQAWRGGAKE, encoded by the coding sequence ATGCTTACCAACTTACAAGAATTCCCCGAAATCCCCGGCTTGTTCCGAGGTGAAATCATTGGCAACCGTGTAGGGGGCTTTGATCCCCGTGGCACATTTTACGACGCGTTCATCCAATCGGAGTTCCGTGAGATTGCCGGAAAGGAGCTGCTTACACAGCAAATGAATTTTGTCATCAATAACCTGGGAGCCATTCGTGGCTTCCATGCCGAGAATTGGGACAAGCTGGTTTGTGCGGCAAACGGGCGGATGCAGGTGGCGTATGTAGATTGCCGGGACCACGAACACTTTGGGAACGTGGTCACCTTTTCTGTCGATGTCCCCAGTGTCATATTTGTCCCGGCGGGTGTGGCTAATTCCTACCTCGCCCTGACTGACCAGTTGGTCTACATTTATCAGGCAACATCGGAATGGAACGCCGACGCGCCCTATCCCTTGTTCAATCTCTACGACCCGGAGCTGCAGGTGCCGTGGGATACAACGTACCCACACATCCTCAGCGACAAGGACAAGACTCACCCACCGCTTCGAGGAGCATTCCCGGAGGCGTGGCAAGCATGGCGCGGAGGTGCCAAAGAATGA
- a CDS encoding DUF1761 domain-containing protein, translating into MGSVEVNYMAILAAVVASMVLGFIWYTPQVFGAMWMKELGKKMDDIKSPGPGYLVMVIASALTAYVMRHFAVYAGADTWVLGLQVGLWAWIGFVATVGLSRMMFAEESPRLFMINNGYTLVQFLIVGAIVAGM; encoded by the coding sequence ATGGGAAGCGTGGAAGTTAACTACATGGCCATTTTGGCCGCGGTGGTTGCAAGCATGGTTCTTGGGTTCATTTGGTATACGCCACAGGTATTTGGAGCAATGTGGATGAAGGAGCTTGGCAAAAAGATGGATGACATAAAAAGCCCTGGCCCTGGCTACCTTGTAATGGTTATTGCCTCTGCACTAACCGCGTACGTCATGCGGCACTTTGCCGTATATGCTGGTGCCGACACTTGGGTGCTTGGCCTCCAAGTTGGCCTCTGGGCATGGATTGGCTTCGTGGCCACCGTTGGCCTCTCCCGGATGATGTTTGCAGAAGAAAGCCCACGGCTCTTTATGATTAACAACGGGTACACATTGGTACAGTTCCTCATTGTTGGGGCAATTGTTGCCGGCATGTAA
- a CDS encoding sugar nucleotide-binding protein, translating to MIVIIGAGFIGSFLGEYFGDRAVFLEGRYNSLETLEQALAPLNPTVVINCAVKGNPKSIEALEEGSADWKEHVQVNVVLPEWLALLGKKLGFRLVHLSTLMFLDWKGEASAGGFQEDSVPEITSRTSKYAKMKWQAEQRLVGSDAIIARIHLPFTWANNPRNLFSRLPGFGVFVEDASSMTCLDDFAEALDGVLERERVTGVIHFVNEGAMSFHDIAAHMQSQGLIPEGQVLPSISLAELNQVPGAVYQPQVIAQSAVLSGLFLEMPPLQESVLGTLHIMSMKL from the coding sequence ATGATCGTTATTATAGGCGCGGGCTTCATTGGTTCGTTCCTGGGGGAATACTTTGGTGACCGCGCCGTCTTCCTAGAAGGTCGGTACAATTCACTGGAAACGTTGGAGCAGGCTCTGGCTCCCCTTAACCCTACCGTGGTCATAAATTGTGCGGTAAAGGGGAATCCCAAGAGCATTGAGGCTCTGGAAGAAGGAAGTGCGGACTGGAAAGAACATGTCCAAGTGAATGTGGTGCTTCCCGAGTGGCTAGCGCTGCTGGGCAAAAAGCTTGGTTTCAGGTTGGTGCATCTTTCCACGCTCATGTTCCTTGACTGGAAGGGTGAGGCAAGTGCGGGTGGCTTTCAGGAAGATTCAGTCCCTGAAATTACCTCCCGGACTTCTAAGTACGCCAAGATGAAGTGGCAGGCGGAGCAGCGGTTGGTGGGATCCGACGCTATTATTGCCCGTATCCACCTCCCGTTCACCTGGGCGAATAACCCCCGGAATCTCTTCTCCCGTCTGCCTGGGTTCGGCGTCTTTGTGGAGGATGCCTCTTCCATGACCTGCTTGGACGATTTTGCAGAAGCCTTAGATGGCGTGTTGGAGCGGGAGAGGGTAACTGGTGTTATCCACTTTGTGAACGAGGGGGCCATGTCCTTTCATGACATTGCGGCTCACATGCAGAGCCAAGGGCTTATACCGGAAGGCCAGGTGCTCCCGTCCATTAGTTTGGCGGAGCTGAACCAGGTTCCTGGTGCGGTATACCAGCCGCAGGTTATTGCGCAAAGTGCAGTGCTATCCGGGCTTTTCCTGGAAATGCCACCTCTCCAGGAATCAGTCCTGGGCACGCTCCATATCATGAGTATGAAGTTGTGA
- a CDS encoding pyruvate kinase → MASNHFISDLRTKFIVTIGPTCDNKDTLRELVKAGACILRNNFAHAQYDEYRQRVAWIREINEELGTNVQIQADIQGTNIRIGRLPNGHIPIIGGQTYTFVTNGGELGENDIPINDDHLHNEVKIGEPITFVDGALEGEVTAVDGHRITACLINGGILKERKSVNVPETHMNRSSITDKDRADIEFLVHD, encoded by the coding sequence ATGGCCTCCAACCACTTCATTTCAGATCTCCGTACCAAGTTTATTGTCACCATCGGTCCTACCTGTGACAACAAAGACACCTTGCGGGAACTCGTCAAAGCCGGCGCCTGCATTCTCCGCAACAACTTTGCCCACGCACAATACGATGAGTACCGCCAGCGCGTAGCCTGGATCCGGGAAATCAATGAGGAGCTGGGGACAAATGTCCAAATCCAGGCCGACATTCAGGGTACCAATATCCGTATTGGACGACTTCCTAACGGTCATATCCCTATCATTGGCGGCCAAACATACACCTTTGTGACCAATGGCGGCGAGCTTGGAGAAAATGACATCCCAATTAATGATGATCATCTCCACAATGAGGTAAAAATAGGTGAGCCTATTACCTTTGTGGATGGTGCGCTTGAGGGCGAGGTCACTGCTGTGGATGGGCACCGCATTACCGCCTGCCTCATTAACGGTGGCATCCTCAAAGAACGGAAGAGTGTGAATGTGCCAGAGACTCACATGAACCGCTCCAGTATTACAGATAAAGACCGGGCCGATATTGAATTCCTAGTCCATGAT